The sequence CACCGCGCCACGTGATATCGGCCGGTTACAGACCGCACCGGCGCCGCGGGTTCCATGCCCGGTTTACACCGCTTCATTTTGCAATGTTTCGGCCAAAAGAAAGATCGGTCGATATTTTCACTCTTCGGCGCGGGGCCCCTCTTCTTGAGCCTTTACGGAACTGTGTGGGAGAAAAACGGTCACGGCAGCCGCCGGGGTGCCGGTGCGTCGCGGTGGATGGCAAGGAAAGAAAGGAAAGGGAAAACCAAGGGGGGAAAAGCAGCGGCGCTCCGCATCAGGGAGCGCCGCGTCGCGGACTACTGCGGCCTTTTCGAGGCGATGGCGGTTATCGTCACGGTGAGGTCTCCGGCCGGGCGCCTGATCAGCACCTCGTCGTCGACCTTCTTGCCGAGCAGCGCCTTACCCACGGGGGAATCCACACTGATCTTTCCCAGGCTCACGTCGAACTCGTCCGGTCCCACGAGCTGGTAGCTGCGCTCCTCCCCCTCCTCGTCCTCGTAGGTCACCCAGCAGCCGAAGCTGACCAAGGTGGGGTTCAAAGGGGGGTAGACCACCTTCAGCACCTTGAGACGGTCCCCCAGGTGCCTGAGCTCGCGGTCGATCTCGCGCAGCCTTTTCTTCGAGTAGATGTATTCCGCGTTCTCGGAGCGGTCCCCCTCGGCGGCCGCGTCCGCCATGTTCTTCACCATGCGCGGGCGCTCGGTCTCCCAGAGGAAATCGTAACGTTCCTGAAGTCTCTTGCGCCCTTCGGCGCTGATCATGTTGGTCATGCTGATCCCCTCGTTGAACGGCAGTTGGCAAAGGGGGGCATCATAATAGACTTTCCGCCCCAAGGCAATACGGTACCGGAGGTTTCAGGGGTTGTCGAGGTGGCGGTACTTCCGGATCGACTGTTCGTAGGTCTTCTCGATCTGGTTATCGGAGGGAGCCTTGCTGTAGGCGATGAGGTAGCGGGCCGCGGCCCAGATGAGGATGAGGAAAAGAAGCGTCCAGCCGCACCGGGCAATGATCTGGCGCCTGCTGAGTGGGGCGCGCGGTGTATCGGGGATTTCGTCCATCTCCCGTTTGTCGGCGACCTTGCGCATATGGGCGATCTGGACGGAGGAGATCTGCTTGAAGATGAGGTCGCGATCGCGCTCGTCCAGAAAGAGGAACTGCATGCCGACGTCGTAGCGGGAGGAGCCGTCGCGCAGGGTCATGGGGGGCTTCACGTGGACCACCTGTCCCACGGCATGCACGAGCCGGGGCGGATCGAGGGGGAGGTGCAGTTCCAGGTTCAAAAGCTGGTCGGGACGCGCCGTCACCGGCATGCGCAGGCAGATTCCCCCGCCTCCCAGGTTCAGCTGGGCCCGGAGCAGGTCGCACCAGTTGATGGGCTTCGCCGGCGCGAAGCGCGCCATGTGGGCGGCGATGACGAATTCGTCGTACCCCTGGAACTTCATCTGCTCCCGTTCCTTGCGCACCTCCCAGTCCCGCTCCACTTCCTTGCGGCTCGACTCGTCTGCGATGTCATAGCGCACCCTGAGCGCCATATCGGTCCTGAAAAACTGGCGCCGCTCGCGCAGGGTGAAGCTGCCGAAGAGCCGGATCTGCAGCACCCTCGCGCCAAGCTTGTCGGTGACGATGCCGTTACAGGTATAGCTGTCCTTGCCGCGCCAGACGCAAACGTCGAGGATGAAACCGATGTCGACCCGCACGTTGGACGGCAGAACATCGCGGGAGATCTGCACGAGGAGCATGTCCCCGCCGGACTCGCTGATGACGCCCCAGTCCCGGAAAACGCCTCCGCCGGAGAGCGGGATGCCGATCTCGATGCGCATGCCGGACGCGAGCGCGTCCCGGTATTCGGCGTATTCGTCGTTCATGATCACCCTTTTTAATAAGAAAAAAAGTAGTCCATCACATTAAACTGCAACTACGCCAAAATGCAAGAGGACAACCGGCCACACCTTGCGTTTGCAACCTATCGGGAACAGTGGCCGTCTTGACATCGCAGTGCTGTGTGTTATCAACTTAAAGGCTTTTTTTACTAATGAACGAAGGGAGAACTATGAAAAAGATAACGATGATGGCGGCAGCCCTGGTGGTTGTCATGGCGGCGGCACAGGCGATGGCAGTACCGGCGGGCAAGAGCGTGGAGTGGAACACGGCGATGGGGAAAGTGACCTTCAAGGGTGACGACCATGCCGGCAAGGGGCTCAAGTGCAACGAGTGCCACAGCAAGATCTTCAAGATGAAGAAGGGTGCCGCCCATATGAAGATGGCGGACATCAACGCGGGCAAGTACTGCGGCGAGTGCCACAACGGCAAGAAGGCATTCAAACCGGCCGGCAACTGCGCAAAATGTCACAAGAAGTAACCCTTCCCACTCTGCGCGTCCCCGGTTTACCGGGGCGCGCACCCGCTTTATCCCTCTCTTAGAACTGACTCAAGGCAAATCCCCCCGGTCCCCCGTAGCCTTGGCGAAGGGGGAACGTTAGGCCCCATGCTGCGCTTCATGGCACGTTGACCATAGTTGCCACAACCATCCAACCATCCAAGTTCGCGGAGACAGAAGGGGACCGATACCTACGGAGCTAGGCCCCGAGTGATGCACATGAACAGCTTTTGTGTTGATCTGCAGCCGCAAAAAACATAAAAAGGAACAGCCAGTTTCCGAAGCCGTTTCACCCCCAGGAGAAAAGAGATGAGCGTTGTCACCAAGAGATCGGTCTGCCCCTTCGACTGTCCTGACACCTGCGGCATGCTGGTGCAGGTGGAAAACGGCCGCGCGGTCGCGGTGCAGGGGGACCCGGAACATCCCTTCAGCCGCGGCACCCTCTGCCCGAAGATGCGCCACTACGAAAAGACGGTCCACTCGCCGCTCAGGCTCACCACGCCGCTCAAACGCACCGGCGCGAAGGGAAGCGGCAGCTTCGCCCCCATCTCCTGGGAAGAGGCGATCGCGGAGGTGACCGCGCGCTGGCAAGGGATCATCGCGGAGCACGGGGCGGAGGCGATCCTCCCCTACTCCTACGCCGGGACCATGGGGATCGTGCAGCGAAACTCCGGGCACCCCTTCTTCCACCGCATGGGGGCCTCCCGCCTCGACCGCACCATCTGCTCTCCCGCGAAGGGGGAGGGATGGAAGGCGGTCATGGGACAGACGGCGACGCCGCCGCCGGAGAGCGCGGGCAAGAGCGATCTCCTCATCCTCTGGGGGATCAACGCCGCGGCGACCAGCATCCACTTCCTGAACCAGGCGGGCGAAGTGCGCCGAAACGGCGGCGAGGTCTGGCTCATCGACACCTACGAGACCCCCACCGCCTCGGCCGCCGACCGCACCTTCCTGGTCCGCCCCGGAAGCGACGGGGCGCTCGCCCTCGGCATGATGCACGTGATCGCCCGCGACGGGCTCACCGACGCCTCCTTCATCGCGGAGCACGTGCTCGGTTTCGAGGAGCTCGCGGCCCAGGTACTTCCCGATTTCACCCCGGAGCGCGCTGCGGCACTCACCGGGCTCCCCGCCGAAGAGATCGTCGCCATGGCGCAACGCTACTCGAAAGCGAAAGCCCCCTTCATAAGGCTCGGGAGCGCCCTTTCGCGCTACGGCAACGGTGCCATGACGGTGCGCTGCGTCTGCTGCCTCCCCGCACTCGTCGGGGCCTACGGCAAGGAGGGGGGCGGATGCTTCCCGGACACCTCCACCGGTGCCGCCTTCCCGATGGAGCTCCTGACCCGCGAGGACCTGATCCCTGGGACGACGCGACTAGTCAACATGAACCGGCTCGGGCACGCCCTGAACGAGCTCGACGCTCCCCGCATCATGGGGCTCTACGTGTACCACTCGAACCCGGCCGCCGTCACGCCGGACCAGAACCAGGTGCTTAAGGGGCTCTCCCGCGAGGACCTCTTCACCGTGGTGCACGAGCGCTTCATGACCGACACGGCGCGCTACGCCGACATCGTCCTCCCGGCGACCTCGTCGCTCGAGCACAGCGACATCTACCGCTCCTACGGCACCTACTGCATCCAGCGGGCGCAGGCGGCGGTCGCCCCGGTGGGGGAAAGCAAGTCGAACTGGGAGGTGTTCTCCCTGCTCGCGAAGGGTATGGGCTTCACCGACGAGATCTTCACCCTGAGCGCCGACGAGATGATCGACCGGCTCCTCGCCGTCCCGAGACCGCTCAGGGAGGGGATCGACGCAGAGGCGCTCGCCCAGGGGCGCCCGGTGACCCTCGCCGCGCGGAAGGACGGGTTCCTCACCCCGTCCGGGAGGATCGAGATCCTGAACGACCAGTTAGAGGAGAAGCTGCCGCGCTACCTGCCGACGCACGAGGAAGCGGGGAAGCTCCCCTTCCGGCTCATGACCGCACCGACGCCGTACGCGCTGAACGCAAGCTTCTACGAGCAGGAGGGGTTGCGCGAGAAGCAGGGGGGGATGCGCCTCAAGATGAACCCTCAGGACGCGACAGGCAAGGGGCTCGCCGACGGGGAGCAGGTCGTCGCATGGAACGAGCTCGGGGAGGTCACCTTCACACTTGAGGTGACGCCGAAGGTGCCGTCCGGGGTCGTGGTCGCCGAGGGTGTCTTCTGGCTCGCCTTCGCGCCGGGAAGCCGTTCGGTGAACGCACTCACCTCGCAGCGCCTCACCGATCAGGGTGGGGGGAGCACCTTCTACGACAACCGCGTCGATGTGCGCAGAGGCAATTGACAATTGATGATTGACGATTGACAACGGAAGGCCCAACGTCTCGCGCGGGGATTGCCGAGCGGATAGTGCAGATTTGCCTCATGCTTTGGCGCGTGCTGCCGATGTAATCAGGAAAAGCGGCACGAAATAAGCGGGGGGCGTATGGAACCGAACAGCAAGATACTTCTGGAAAGCGGCACCAACGAGCTGGAAATAGTCGAGTTCAGGATCGATGAAATGGACGCCAAGGGGAACGTCGTTCCCTGCTACTTCGGCGTCAACGTGGCGAAGGTACGCGAGATCATCCGCCTCCCGGAGATCCGCAAGGTGGTAAACGCGAACGCCTCGGTAAGCGGCATGATCAAGCTGCGCGACCAGGTGATCACCCTGATCGACCTCTCCCGCGCGCTCAACAAGAATACCGAGGGGATCCCGGCGGACCGGGTCATCGTCCTTGAGTTCAACCGGATCGTAGTGGGGATCCAGGTGCATTCGGTCTCCCGTATCTACCGCATCTCGTGGGAAAACGTGGAGCCCCCGGTAAAGGCGATCCACGACGCGAACATAACCGGCGTCGTCAAGATGGAGGACCGCATCATCCTGATCCTCGACTTCGAAAAGATCATAGGGGAGCTCTCCTCGACCATGGCGCTCGCCGCGCCGGGAGAGGACCTGATGCTCGCGCATTCGACCGCGAACCGCGGCACGAAGACCATCCTGGTCGCCGACGACTCGGCTTTCATCAGGAGAACCATGTGCGGTTCACTCAGGGAGGCGGGTTACCGGGTGGTGGAAGCGGAAAACGGCGAGGAGGCGTGGGAGCACGTGCAGGCGGTACGCGAGAAATGCAAGGCGAGCGGGGAGCCCTACGGCAACCAGCTGAGCCTCGTCATCACGGACATCGAGATGCCCCGCATGGACGGTCTGCACCTGACGGCGCTGATCCGCAAGGAGGCGGACCTTGAGTATCTGCCCGTGGTCATCTTCTCTTCGCTTGCCAGCGAGGACAACAAGATGAAATGGCGCAACCTGGGCGCGAGCGACATCCTTACCAAGCCGGACCTGCCGAACCTGGTGCAAAAGGCGGACACCCTTGTCCTTTGAGCCATGCCCCGAGCTGTCGATCATCGTGCCGTTTTACAATGAGGCGGGGAACGTGGTTCCCTTCCTCACGGCGCTCTCCCGGCAGCAGGGGGTACACCTGGAGGTGATCCTTTCGGACGGCGCCTCCAGCGACCTGGGCAGGGATGAGGCGGAACGGTTATCTAGCAAGCTCCCCTTTCCGGTCAGGGTGATCGAAGGGGAGAAGGGGCGCGCGGGACAGTTGAACCGCGGCGCCCTCGCGGCAAGGGGAACGACGTTCCTCTTCCTGCACATCGATTCTTACTTCGAGGACCCGCTCGCCCTGCGCAAGGGGCTCGATGCGATAGCTGCAACGGGAGCGGCGCGGGTGGCCGGCCGCTTCGCCCTCAGCTTCGACTTTGCCGGAGCGACCCCGCTCCCATACCGTTTCTACGGACAAAAAGCGACCCTGGACCGCCCGGGATGCACCCACGGCGACCAGGGTTTTCTTATCGGCCGCGTCTTCTTCGAGGAGGCGGGTCCCTTCGACGCTGGCCTGCCGCTCATGGAAGACACCTTTTTCGCCGAGCGCGTGCGAAAGATGGGGCGCTGGCTTCTCTTGCCGCCCCGCATCAGCACCTCGCCGCGCCGCTTCTTAGCCGAGGGGCTCCTCCCCCGCCAATCGCTGAACGCGGTCCTGATGAACCTCGCCCACACCGGACATCTGCCGCTGATCCACGACCTGCAGAAAAGTTACCGAAGCCAGGATGCGACGGGGAAGCTCAGGCTCAGACCGTTTCTCGCGCCGCTCGCCGAGGCGATCCGCGCGCTGCCGCGTGAAGAGAGGCGCCGCCTGTGGCGCGAGACGGGTGCCTACGTGAGGGGGAACGCCTGGCAGATCGCCCTTTTCATGGACGTTGTGACCGGTGACGTAGAGGCGGGCAAGGGGGGAAGGTTTCTGCTTCTTTACGACCGCTTCGTGGCGCGGCTCATCGCCAACCGCGCAGGGGACCTGGGTGCGGAGCTCCTCACCAGGCTCTGGCTAAGGCTCACCCTCGCTGCCCTACCCTAGCGCATCCCCTCAACAAATCCCTTCAGCTCGTCGGCCTGCCACGGCTCCAGTTCGAGCAGTTCCACGCCGAACCCCGCAGGAAGCCCCTTGTGCACCCGGCTCCCCTCCTCGTTCACCCATGCCACCCGTCCCTGCACCTCGAAGAGGGGGAGCTTCTCCGTCTCCAGGTAGAAGGCGAGGCGCAGTTTCTGATGCAAAAGCACAGTTTCTCGGCTCGCCACGAAGAGTCCGCCGTCGCCGATGTCGAGGGCGTGGGCGCCGACCGGGGCGCCGTCCAGGAGGAAAAGGAGCGGGACCTGGCAGGGCACCCTCTGCTCGCGTCGCTCGACGCCGGCGGTGTACTTGTGGGCCATATCCAGGAAGAGGCGGCGGTCGACCGGCTTGGTGAGGAAGTCGTCGCAACCGGCTTGGGCGGCGCGCGCCCGGTCCTGCTCGTTGCCCGCGGTGGTCAGCATGACGACGGGGATGCCGCAGAGGAAGGGATCGGCCTTAAGAAGGGCACAGCAGGAGATGCCGTCCATGACCGGCATGTTGAAGTCCATGAAGACCAGGTCGGGGGGATCCTTGCGGATCAACTCGAGCGCTTCCAGGCCGTTGCCGGCCGTGACGACCTCCACGTGGGAACACTTTAGGAAGCTCTTCTCCAGCTCCAGGATCAGCTTCGTGTCGTCAACCAGCATGATCTTCGCTTTGGTACTCACGCCTATTCCTCCCGGTCAGTCATATCAGCGGGAAACCGGTGCAGCCGGCCACCCGTTCATTAATCAATATCATGGCGGGTTTGTCAAGGTGACAACAGTTATCAGACCACGAGGCGCACGAGTTCGGGAATGGTCCGGATGGTAAGCGGTGTCGGGCAGACATAATCGCCGTCCAACTGTACCGCCTTCGCCCCGGAGAGTTCGAGCTGCGCCGCGCTGAAAGAGGTGACGTTCCGGCTGTAGACGGCCGTGCCGTTTAAAAGCCCCATGGCGAGCCCGAGGTAGGCGAGACGCCCCCCGCTGATGCAGAGCACCTGGAAGCCGGGGGTGAAGAGGTCCGCCTCGGGGGCGAGGAGAAAGTCCCCGCCGTACTTGGCGGCGTTGCAGACGATGACGCCGTGGCAGGTGACGCTTTTCCCTCCCCCTGTGACGGTGAGCTGCGAGGCGTCCCAGTCTCTCAAGTTGCGCAGGGCGGAGAGGAGGTAGGCCCCCTTGCCGACGGCGCGTTTCTCGGAGAGGCGCACGTCGCGTACCACGGCGCCGTCGAAACCGGCGCCCGCCATGAGCACGAACCGCCTCTTTTCGCCGTCGCGCTCCACTTCTCCCACGGAGATGGGGCGCGACTCGCCGCGACCCAGGCGATCGAGGGCGTCGTCGATGGAGGAGATGTCGAGTTCGCGCGCGAGCACGTTCGAGGTGCCGAGCGGGATCACGCCGAGGGTCGCCGTCCCCGGGACGAGCCCGTTCAGGACGCCGTTGATGGTGCCGTCCCCCCCTGCCACCACGATGAGCGGTTCGCTCTCCTCGGCACAGATGCGGGAGGCGAAGAGGGCCGGGTCGGCGGCGCTTTGCGTCGGCATGAGCTGCGGGTCGAGCCCGCGCCCCTTGAGCCCGGCCATGATCAGGTCGACCTTTTGCTGCGAAAAGGTCCCAGAGGTGGGATTTACGATGAGGAAACAGCGTCTGGACAAGGAGCACCTCCACGGAAAAGGGGCCGCAGTAGCGGCCCCCGGAAGGTAGCAAAAACAGTGTCTGATTACAAGGGGTTTGCAGGTGCATCCCATCAGGAATGCTCCGGCTCTTTCACCTGTTCGGGAAGTCGCGCCGGCTCGTCCTTCTCCCTTTCGGGCTGCTGGAACTTGCGCATGTTCTCGAGCATGATCTTAAGCCTCTTCTGGACCAGGAAGTTGACGCTCCCCTCGGGGTAGCTGCCGTCCTCGGCGGGTTTCCCGGCCGGAACGCCGGTGAGGATCTCGATCCCCTCCTCCACCTCGGAGACGCTCCAGACGTGGAACATGCCGTCGGCCACCGCCTGCACCACCTCGTCGCTCAGCATCAGGTTCTGCTCGTTGATCTTCGGTATGACGACCCCCTGCTCGCCGGTCAGCCCCTTCGCCTTGCAGACGTTGAAGAACCCCTCGATCTTGTAGTTCACCCCGCCGATGGGCTGGATCTGCCCGTGCTGGTTGACGCTCCCGGTCACCGCGATCCCCTGCTTGACCGGCAGCCCCGAGAAGGCGGAAAGAAGGCCGTAGAGCTCGGCCGAGGAGGCACTGTCCCCCTCGATCCCCTCGTAGGACTGCTCGAAGCAGATGTGCGCCGAGAAGGAGAGCGGCTGTTCCTGCCCGAACTTCCCGGCCAGGTAGCCGGTGAGGATCAGCACCCCCTTGTCGTGGATCGGGCCGGAAAGTTTCACCTCGCGCTCGATGTTCACCATCCCGGCACGCCCCTGGGAGACGCGTATGGTGAGGCGCGAGGGACGCCCGAAGGTGTAGTCCCCCATGGTGATCACGGAGAGGCCGTTCACCTGCCCGACCACGCTACCCTTCGTGTCGCACAGGATCACCCCTTGGGCTAGGAGCTCCTGGATGCGCTCCTCGATACGGTTCGAGCGGTAGGTGCTCTCCTGGATCGCCCGCTTCACCCAACTGCGGTCCACCACCTGCGCGCCGTCGCGCTTGGCCCAGTAGCTCGACTCCCGGATCAGGTCGGAGAGCTCCATGAAGTGGGAGGAAAGGCGCGTCTGGTCCTCGACCATGCGCGAGGCGTGCTCCAGGAGGGCGGCGACGCCGGTCGGGTCGAAGGGAAGGAGCCCCTCATTGCAGCAGTGAGCCGCGACGAAGAGGGCGTAGTCCTGCATGACGTCCGGGGTGCGGCTGATGCGGCTGTCGAAATCGGCCTTCACCTTGAAGAACTTCCGGTAGTCCGGCTCGAGGTAGAAGAGGAGGTAGTAGATCCAGAGCGACCCGATCATGATGATCTTCGCGTCCAACGGGATCGGCTCGGGTTTCAGGGACACCACGGTCATGAAGCGGTACTGCTCGAGGACGTCCTCGATCTTTATCTCCATGTTCCTGATGCATCGCTTGAGCGACTCCCAGGCGAAGGGGTTGATGAGCACTTCACGTGCGTCGAGGACGAGGTAGCCGCCGTTGGCGCAGTGCAGGGCGCCCGGCTTTATGAGGGTGAAGTTGGTGGTCGCCACCCCCCCCATCTGCATGACGTTCTCGATGCGCCCGAAGAGGTTGTTGTAGGTCGGGTTCGACTCGAAGACCACGGGGGCGCCGATGTCCGGGTTGTTCTCGACGAGGACGTTCACCTCGTAGCGCTCGAAGGTCGGCTCCTGTTTGGGGAGCTTAAGGCCCGGTATCTGCGGCGGCGCCGCCTGGGGCTTGAAATCCTCCAGGTTCAAAAGGAGGTCCTCCTGCACGCTCTCCAGGTACTCCTGAACCTTGGCGAACCCCTGGTATTTCTCCTTGAGCGGGTTCAGGTGGTGCCCGACCGCGGCTAACCCGAGCTCGCGGTCCAAAAGCGCCAGCGCGTCGCGCAGCGCCTTCTCGTTCTCGCGCACCTGGCGCAGGGCGTCGTTCAGCTTCTCGGTCAGCTCGCGCCCCACCGTGTCGAGCTTCTCCCGCTCGTCCTTCTCGAGCGCCTCGTACTCCTCCTGGGTGAAGTTGCGCCCCTCTTTTTGCGGCACGATGACGAGCCCGGACACGGTGCGCTGCAGGGCGAAGCCGCGCTCGCCCGCCTCCGCCTCGAGCTCCGAGAAGATCTCGCCGTTTCGCTCCTGGAACTGCTCGATGATACCGACCCGGTTGGTCTCGTACTCCTTGCTCTCGAGCGCGGTCGGGACGTTTGCGCGCATGTAGTCGAGGAGTTCGCGCATATCGGCGGCAAAGCCACGTCCCATGCCCGCCGGAAGGGCGATGGCTATGGGCGCGTCAGGGGTGTGGAAGTTGTTAACGTAGCACCAGTCGCTCGGGGGGCAGGTGTCCTTGACGAACTTCTTCAGCATCTGCCGGATGGTGGAGGTCCGTCCCGTGCCGGGCTCGCCGGCTAAGAAGATGTTGAAGCCGTTGCTGGGCATGCCCAGGCCGAACTCGATGGCGGCAATGGCGCGGTCCTGGCTGATGTTGCGTTCGATGTTCGCGATTTCTTCGGTGGTCTTGAAATTGAAAAGGGCGGGGTCGCATACCCACCGCAGCTTCTCAACGGGGACTCTGTTAGCGGTTTCGGACATTTGAGCCTCCTTGCAAGCGGTCGTGAAGGTTTACCGGGACGGCAGGTGCGTGTTCAAAAGCGTCTCGAAACGGGCGGCCGCGAGTTTCTTAAGCTCCCCTACCGCCACAGTTTCCCCGCGTTCGAGGGATATGGAGGTGATGCGGCAGTCGCGCATGCCGCAGGGGTTGATGCTTTGAAAGGGCGAGATGTCGGGGGCGACGTTCAGGCAGAAGCCGTGCATGGAAACCCAGCGCCGTACGCCGACGCCGATGGCGGCGATTTTCCCCCCCGGGGTCCAGACCCCGGTCTTCCCCGGGACGGTGAACCCGGCGACGCCCATGCTGCCGCACATCTCGATGAGAAAGAGCTCCAGGAAGCGGAGGTAGCGGTGCAGGTCGCGCCCGCGTCGCCCGAGATCCAGGATGGGGTAACCTACCAGTTGGCCGGGGCCGTGGTAGGTGACGTCTCCTCCCCGGTTGACCCGGTGCGCCGTTATCGCGGGATCGAGCAGGTTTCCGCTGTCGCCTCCTGCACCGATGGTATAGACGGGGGTGTGTTCGAGAAGGATGAGCGCCTCCTCCCCCCCCTGCTGCACCTCGCCTACCAGGCGCTCCTGCAAGGCGAGCGCCTCCGGGTAACCGATCACCGCCGCGTCGTGAATGACCATCAGCCGTGGATGGCGCGCTTGTCGAGGTCGAGCGCCGCCTCCTTCATCGCCTCGGAGAGGGTGGGATGGCCGTGCACGGTGAGGGCGATGTCCTCGCCGCTGCCGCCGAAACTCATCACGGTGACCGCCTCTGCGATCATGTCCGAGGCGCGGGGACCCAGGATGTGCACGCCTAGAAGCCTCCCCCCCTTCTCCTCGGTGAGGAGCTTCACGAACCCTTCGGTCTCGTCCATGCACTTGGCGCGGCCGTTGGCCATGAAGTTGAATTTGCCCACCTTGTAGGCGATTCCCTCTTCCTTGAGGGCCTCCTCGGTCTTGCCGACCGAGGCCGCCTCGGGCCAGGTGTAGCAGACACCGGGGATGCAGCCGTAATCGACTTGGCTCGGCTCGCCTTGCATCCGCTCGACGCAGACCGCACCTTCCTCCATCGCCTTGTGGGCGAGCATGGGACCGGCGATCAGGTCGCCGATGGCGTAGATCCCGGCGACGTTCGTCGCGTAGTCGGCGTCGACCTTGATACGGCTGCCGTCCATGGCGACGCCGAGCCCTTCCAGGTTCAGCCCGCCGGTAAGCGGCCTGCGCCCGACCGCTACGAGGACCTTGTCGCAAAGGATCTCCTGCGCCTCTCCCTCCCCCTCTATGCGCGCGGCGAGGCGTCCGTCCTTCTTCTCGACGCCGGCCACCTTGGCCCCCAGCATGAACTGCATCCCCTGCTTCTTGAGCGAGCGCAGGAGCGCCTCGGCCACCTGGCCGTCGCTCCCCGCGACGAGGCGCGGCAACAGCTCAACGACGGTTACCTTGGCACCGAGCCTAAGCCACACCGAGCCGAGCTCGAGGCCGATGTACCCACCGCCCACGACGAGCAGGTGCTCGGGGACCGAGGTGAAGCTGAGCGCCTCCCGGGCGGAGACGACACCTTCGCCGTCAAAGGGGAGCGACGGGAGTTGCACCGCGTCGCTGCCTGTGGCGATGATCACCTTCTTGCCGGAGATGATGGTGTTCTGCTCCCCCTTAACCTCGACCCGGTGCGTGCCGTTTTCCGGCGCGAGCATGGTCGCCGTGCCGAGAAAGCTCGTGATGCCGTTTTTCTTGAAGAGATAGGCGATGCCGTCGGTGAGTTTCTTCACGACATCTTCCTTGCGCGCCATCATGCGGGAAAGGTTGAGGGTGGGAGGCTGCACCTCGATGCCGTGGCCGGCGAAGCGGTGCAGCGCCAGATGGTAGAGTTCGCTCGAGTCGAGGAGCGCCTTGCTCGGGATGCACCCCTCGTTCAGGCAGACGCCCCCCAGGGAGCCGCGCTTTTCTACGACGGCGACCTTCATGCCGAGCTGGGCGCCCCTGATGGCGGCGACGTACCCGCCAGGGCCGGCGCCGATTACTATGAGATCGAAGGTTTCTTCGGACATGGTTTCCCTCCTGCTTGCATCGATTTCAGTTCCAGGTTGACTCGCTTTCTCCTAGCACTCGAGCAGCATCTCCTCCGGGTCCTCGATGTACTCCTTGACCAGCTTCAGGAAGCCGACCGCCCCCTTGCCGTCCACGATCCTGTGGTCGTAGGAGAGTGCCAGGTACATCATGGGACGCACGACGATCTGCCCGTCCACCACCACGGCGCGCTCCTGGATGTTGTGCATCCCGAGAACACCGGACTGGGGCGGGTTCAGGATCGGCGTGGAGAGCATGGAGCCGTAGATGCCGCCGTTGGAGATGGTGAAGGTCCCACCCTCGAGGTCGGAAAGGGCGATGCGGTTGGTGCGCACCTTTTCGGCGAACTCGGCGATGGCGAGCTCGATCTCGGCGAGTCCCATCTTCTCCGCGTC is a genomic window of Geomonas ferrireducens containing:
- a CDS encoding GreA/GreB family elongation factor; amino-acid sequence: MTNMISAEGRKRLQERYDFLWETERPRMVKNMADAAAEGDRSENAEYIYSKKRLREIDRELRHLGDRLKVLKVVYPPLNPTLVSFGCWVTYEDEEGEERSYQLVGPDEFDVSLGKISVDSPVGKALLGKKVDDEVLIRRPAGDLTVTITAIASKRPQ
- a CDS encoding PilZ-like domain-containing protein; translation: MNDEYAEYRDALASGMRIEIGIPLSGGGVFRDWGVISESGGDMLLVQISRDVLPSNVRVDIGFILDVCVWRGKDSYTCNGIVTDKLGARVLQIRLFGSFTLRERRQFFRTDMALRVRYDIADESSRKEVERDWEVRKEREQMKFQGYDEFVIAAHMARFAPAKPINWCDLLRAQLNLGGGGICLRMPVTARPDQLLNLELHLPLDPPRLVHAVGQVVHVKPPMTLRDGSSRYDVGMQFLFLDERDRDLIFKQISSVQIAHMRKVADKREMDEIPDTPRAPLSRRQIIARCGWTLLFLILIWAAARYLIAYSKAPSDNQIEKTYEQSIRKYRHLDNP
- a CDS encoding cytochrome c3 family protein — protein: MKKITMMAAALVVVMAAAQAMAVPAGKSVEWNTAMGKVTFKGDDHAGKGLKCNECHSKIFKMKKGAAHMKMADINAGKYCGECHNGKKAFKPAGNCAKCHKK
- a CDS encoding molybdopterin oxidoreductase family protein gives rise to the protein MSVVTKRSVCPFDCPDTCGMLVQVENGRAVAVQGDPEHPFSRGTLCPKMRHYEKTVHSPLRLTTPLKRTGAKGSGSFAPISWEEAIAEVTARWQGIIAEHGAEAILPYSYAGTMGIVQRNSGHPFFHRMGASRLDRTICSPAKGEGWKAVMGQTATPPPESAGKSDLLILWGINAAATSIHFLNQAGEVRRNGGEVWLIDTYETPTASAADRTFLVRPGSDGALALGMMHVIARDGLTDASFIAEHVLGFEELAAQVLPDFTPERAAALTGLPAEEIVAMAQRYSKAKAPFIRLGSALSRYGNGAMTVRCVCCLPALVGAYGKEGGGCFPDTSTGAAFPMELLTREDLIPGTTRLVNMNRLGHALNELDAPRIMGLYVYHSNPAAVTPDQNQVLKGLSREDLFTVVHERFMTDTARYADIVLPATSSLEHSDIYRSYGTYCIQRAQAAVAPVGESKSNWEVFSLLAKGMGFTDEIFTLSADEMIDRLLAVPRPLREGIDAEALAQGRPVTLAARKDGFLTPSGRIEILNDQLEEKLPRYLPTHEEAGKLPFRLMTAPTPYALNASFYEQEGLREKQGGMRLKMNPQDATGKGLADGEQVVAWNELGEVTFTLEVTPKVPSGVVVAEGVFWLAFAPGSRSVNALTSQRLTDQGGGSTFYDNRVDVRRGN
- a CDS encoding chemotaxis protein CheV → MEPNSKILLESGTNELEIVEFRIDEMDAKGNVVPCYFGVNVAKVREIIRLPEIRKVVNANASVSGMIKLRDQVITLIDLSRALNKNTEGIPADRVIVLEFNRIVVGIQVHSVSRIYRISWENVEPPVKAIHDANITGVVKMEDRIILILDFEKIIGELSSTMALAAPGEDLMLAHSTANRGTKTILVADDSAFIRRTMCGSLREAGYRVVEAENGEEAWEHVQAVREKCKASGEPYGNQLSLVITDIEMPRMDGLHLTALIRKEADLEYLPVVIFSSLASEDNKMKWRNLGASDILTKPDLPNLVQKADTLVL
- a CDS encoding TIGR04283 family arsenosugar biosynthesis glycosyltransferase; this translates as MSFEPCPELSIIVPFYNEAGNVVPFLTALSRQQGVHLEVILSDGASSDLGRDEAERLSSKLPFPVRVIEGEKGRAGQLNRGALAARGTTFLFLHIDSYFEDPLALRKGLDAIAATGAARVAGRFALSFDFAGATPLPYRFYGQKATLDRPGCTHGDQGFLIGRVFFEEAGPFDAGLPLMEDTFFAERVRKMGRWLLLPPRISTSPRRFLAEGLLPRQSLNAVLMNLAHTGHLPLIHDLQKSYRSQDATGKLRLRPFLAPLAEAIRALPREERRRLWRETGAYVRGNAWQIALFMDVVTGDVEAGKGGRFLLLYDRFVARLIANRAGDLGAELLTRLWLRLTLAALP
- a CDS encoding response regulator, with amino-acid sequence MSTKAKIMLVDDTKLILELEKSFLKCSHVEVVTAGNGLEALELIRKDPPDLVFMDFNMPVMDGISCCALLKADPFLCGIPVVMLTTAGNEQDRARAAQAGCDDFLTKPVDRRLFLDMAHKYTAGVERREQRVPCQVPLLFLLDGAPVGAHALDIGDGGLFVASRETVLLHQKLRLAFYLETEKLPLFEVQGRVAWVNEEGSRVHKGLPAGFGVELLELEPWQADELKGFVEGMR